Proteins encoded together in one Passer domesticus isolate bPasDom1 chromosome 6, bPasDom1.hap1, whole genome shotgun sequence window:
- the LOC135303775 gene encoding uncharacterized protein LOC135303775 — protein sequence MVGFQKEGFLKSSTSQGRDQLPVQVADVTGEQDGEVPGSSGQASHHRGSSLSTPAEEQESSVPASDEDSPARTTESWQWPLSSSETHSNVGEDFEGFQTPARTPECTMDIQSPGDQSLSRTPQFESDSPEEEGNDEMNEERCGVEPVPRDRGWRGQPQLTEGEKLLMETNSRIVQLLENIKREHAQSMGLMSQSMGRMELQLGIVATSTRAIHNYLSEILAFLKQPRTQVLETRISQRATPHVELTCASTWTGEDAVASSTVCLPGAEGTSASRDPPQATLPCRSGRLQRAITERASLPMPPRQAKGGGKKK from the coding sequence ATGTCACTGGGGAGCAAGATGGGGAGGTTCCTGGATCCTCGGGGCAAGCCAGCCATCACCGAGGGAGCTCGCTGTCCACGCCGGCCGAAGAACAGGAATCCTCGGTGCCTGCCTCTGACGAAGACTCGCCAGCCAGGaccacagagagctggcagTGGCCGCTGTCCTCATCTGAAACGCACAGCAACGTTGGGGAGGATTTTGAGGGATTTCAAACGCCGGCGCGGACTCCAGAGTGCACCATGGACATACAGTCTCCCGGGGATCAGTCACTCAGTAGGACTCCTCAGTTTGAAAGTGACTCTCCTGAGGAGGAGGGAAATGATGAGATGAATGAAGAGCGCTGCGGTGTTGAGCCTGTCCCTAGGGATCGGGGTTGGAGAGGGCAGCCCCAGCTAACAGAGGGAGAGAAGCTGTTGATGGAAACCAACAGTAGGattgtgcagctgctggaaaatATCAAGAGGGAGCATGCACAGTCCATGGGTCTCATGTCCCAGTCCATGGGCCGtatggagctgcagctgggcatTGTGGCTACCTCCACAAGAGCCATCCATAACTACCTGTCAGAGATTTTAGCTTTCCTCAAGCAGCCGAGGACACAGGTCCTTGAAACGCGCATCTCCCAAAGAGCCACCCCCCATGTCGAGTTGACATGTGCCTCGACATGGACTGGTGAGGACGCAGTGGCATCCTCCACTGTGTGCTTACCAGGGGCCGAAGGGACGAGCGCCTCTCGCGACCCACCGCAGGCCACCCTGCCTTgtcgcagtggccggctgcagagagccatAACCGAGAGGGCCTCGCTGCCCATGCCTCCACGCCAGGCAAAAgggggagggaagaaaaaataa